A single Alphaproteobacteria bacterium DNA region contains:
- a CDS encoding cysteine synthase A, whose product MDVRQGFIDSIGQTPLIRLNRLSDETGCEILGKAEFLNPGGSVKDRAALFIIKDAERRGELKPGGTIVEGTAGNTGIGLALVGNARGYRTVIVIPETQSQEKKDMLRLCGAELREVPAAPYKNPGNYVKVSGRLAQELAASEPQGAIWANQFDNVANRDGHTETTGPEIWQQTEGSVDAFICAVGTLAGVASYLKSQNPGVVVGLADPLGAALYHYYKHGELKAEGSSITEGIGQGRITANLEGLEVDVPLQIPDPEWLPYVFDILLQEGLCLGGSSGINICGAHRLAREMGPGHTIVTILADSG is encoded by the coding sequence ATGGACGTCCGCCAAGGTTTCATCGACAGCATCGGCCAGACCCCGCTGATCCGCCTCAACCGGCTCTCCGACGAGACCGGCTGCGAGATCCTGGGCAAGGCCGAGTTCCTCAATCCCGGCGGCTCGGTCAAGGACCGGGCGGCGCTATTCATCATCAAGGACGCCGAACGCCGGGGCGAACTCAAGCCGGGTGGCACCATCGTCGAGGGCACCGCCGGCAACACCGGCATCGGCCTGGCGCTGGTCGGCAACGCCCGGGGCTATCGCACCGTGATCGTCATTCCCGAGACCCAGAGCCAGGAAAAGAAAGACATGCTCAGGCTTTGCGGCGCCGAACTGCGGGAAGTTCCGGCGGCGCCCTACAAGAATCCGGGCAACTACGTCAAAGTCTCGGGCCGGCTGGCCCAGGAACTGGCCGCCAGCGAGCCCCAAGGCGCCATCTGGGCCAACCAGTTCGACAACGTGGCCAACCGTGATGGCCACACCGAGACCACCGGCCCCGAGATCTGGCAGCAGACCGAGGGCAGCGTCGACGCCTTCATCTGCGCCGTCGGCACCCTGGCCGGCGTGGCGAGTTACTTGAAAAGCCAGAATCCCGGCGTTGTCGTGGGCCTGGCCGATCCCCTGGGGGCGGCGCTTTACCACTACTACAAGCACGGTGAGCTGAAGGCCGAAGGCTCATCCATCACCGAGGGCATCGGCCAGGGCCGCATCACCGCCAACCTGGAGGGGCTGGAGGTGGATGTCCCCTTGCAGATCCCGGACCCCGAATGGCTGCCCTATGTCTTCGACATCCTGCTTCAGGAAGGGCTCTGCCTGGGCGGCTCGTCGGGCATCAACATCTGCGGCGCCCACCGGCTGGCCCGCGAGATGGGCCCGGGCCACACCATCGTCACCATCCTGGCCGATTCCGG
- a CDS encoding NUDIX domain-containing protein has product MTKGPRAVEVLERKALYQDYYRADKYCLRHEQFGGGMGRPIWREVMERGHAATVLPYDPVRDEVLLIEQFRIGAFTAGHHPWTIEVVAGIVEEGEEPEQVVRREAMEEAGCTIQELEAINSTFPSVGVVSEYNWLFVGRVDSEGAGGVYGLDYEDENIKVLVVPRTEAEEMVRQNRITTGQALISLLWLALNHQDLKARWT; this is encoded by the coding sequence ATGACCAAGGGACCCCGCGCCGTCGAGGTGCTGGAACGCAAAGCGCTTTATCAAGACTACTACCGGGCCGACAAATACTGCCTGCGCCACGAACAGTTCGGCGGCGGCATGGGCCGGCCGATCTGGCGCGAAGTGATGGAACGCGGCCACGCCGCCACGGTGCTGCCCTATGACCCGGTGCGCGACGAGGTGCTGCTGATCGAGCAGTTTCGCATCGGCGCCTTCACCGCCGGCCACCACCCCTGGACCATCGAAGTGGTCGCCGGCATCGTCGAAGAAGGCGAGGAACCAGAACAGGTGGTGCGCCGCGAGGCGATGGAGGAGGCCGGCTGCACCATCCAGGAACTGGAAGCCATCAACAGCACCTTTCCCTCGGTCGGTGTGGTCAGCGAATACAACTGGCTCTTCGTTGGCCGCGTCGACAGTGAGGGCGCCGGCGGTGTTTACGGCCTCGATTACGAGGACGAGAACATCAAGGTGCTGGTCGTGCCGCGCACCGAGGCCGAGGAGATGGTGCGCCAGAACCGCATCACCACCGGCCAGGCCCTGATCAGCCTGCTCTGGCTGGCCCTCAACCACCAGGATCTGAAAGCGCGCTGGACCTGA